The Tardiphaga alba genome includes a window with the following:
- a CDS encoding arsenate-mycothiol transferase ArsC: protein MSAPPVVRTPQSVLFACGQNSVRSPMAASLLQQMFPQKLYVRSAGVKKGELDPFVVAVMAEMGQDLSKHRPMTFEELEDWEGMNFDLIITLSPEAHHKALELTRTMAADVEYWPTVDPTDTQGNREQKLAAYREVMDGLMLRIKKRFSRPKP, encoded by the coding sequence TTGTCGGCGCCGCCCGTCGTGCGAACGCCACAATCCGTGCTGTTTGCCTGCGGGCAGAACAGCGTCCGCTCGCCGATGGCCGCGAGCCTCCTGCAGCAGATGTTTCCGCAAAAACTCTATGTCCGCTCGGCCGGCGTGAAGAAGGGCGAGCTCGATCCCTTCGTCGTCGCCGTGATGGCCGAGATGGGACAGGATCTGTCGAAACACCGGCCCATGACCTTCGAGGAACTCGAGGACTGGGAGGGGATGAATTTCGATCTCATCATCACCTTGTCGCCCGAAGCGCATCACAAGGCGCTGGAACTGACGCGGACCATGGCGGCGGATGTGGAATACTGGCCGACGGTGGATCCCACGGATACGCAAGGCAATCGCGAACAGAAACTCGCGGCGTATCGGGAGGTGATGGATGGGTTGATGCTGCGGATAAAGAAGCGGTTTTCGCGGCCGAAGCCATAG
- a CDS encoding integrase core domain-containing protein, with translation MLSDYASGNWSVTELCRRYGIGRDTFYEWRRRRDSGVGDWFVDRSHAPLQCPHRTDPARVESIVALRRRFPHLGPRKLLAILERRHPEQAWPAASTIGDLLKQAGLIAPVRRRRRPLDQQRPFTAVHVANDEWAIDFKGWFRTGDGTRVDPLTLTDSASRYLLGVQIVPMTIDGTRQALTAVFQRHGLPLAIRSDNGAPFGSNGAGGLTRLSAWWLKLGIVPHFVHPASPQENGRHERMHRTLKRQTSRPPAATAAEQQARFDAFRAHYNDERPHEAIGQVPPADLYTASTRRMPDRLEDPWYDADHEIRRIRSSGEIIWHKQPVFISLALVGELVGIAELETGDHIVRFCDYDIGLIDRLRVFRRFGPPRENAYRPPDPEPSQKLSTIIPVQSVDYHPG, from the coding sequence ATGCTGTCGGATTACGCCAGCGGGAACTGGAGCGTGACGGAGTTGTGCCGTCGCTACGGCATTGGCCGGGACACGTTTTACGAATGGCGCAGACGCCGCGATAGCGGGGTGGGCGACTGGTTTGTCGATCGCTCACATGCGCCGTTGCAGTGTCCGCATCGGACCGATCCGGCACGGGTCGAGAGCATCGTGGCCCTGCGCCGGCGATTTCCGCATCTGGGGCCGCGCAAGCTTCTGGCGATACTGGAGCGTCGCCATCCGGAACAGGCGTGGCCGGCAGCCTCGACGATCGGCGACCTGCTGAAGCAGGCCGGATTGATCGCACCGGTCAGGCGACGCCGGCGCCCGCTCGATCAACAACGGCCGTTCACTGCCGTCCATGTGGCCAACGACGAATGGGCGATCGACTTCAAAGGCTGGTTCCGCACCGGTGACGGCACGCGGGTCGATCCACTCACGCTGACCGACAGCGCGAGCCGCTATCTGCTTGGTGTGCAGATCGTGCCGATGACGATCGACGGCACGCGCCAGGCATTGACCGCGGTGTTCCAGCGCCATGGTCTGCCCCTGGCGATCCGCAGCGACAATGGCGCGCCGTTCGGCTCCAACGGCGCGGGTGGACTGACCCGGCTGTCGGCGTGGTGGCTCAAACTCGGCATTGTGCCGCACTTCGTGCATCCGGCCTCGCCGCAGGAAAACGGTCGCCACGAACGCATGCATCGCACATTGAAGCGGCAGACGTCCCGACCACCGGCCGCCACTGCGGCAGAGCAGCAGGCCCGGTTCGACGCCTTCAGGGCGCACTACAATGACGAGCGACCGCACGAGGCGATCGGTCAGGTCCCTCCGGCCGATCTTTACACGGCATCGACGCGACGGATGCCGGATCGTCTCGAGGATCCCTGGTATGACGCCGATCACGAGATCCGGCGGATCCGCAGCAGCGGCGAGATCATCTGGCACAAGCAGCCCGTTTTTATCAGCCTGGCGCTGGTGGGGGAGCTGGTCGGCATCGCCGAGCTCGAAACCGGCGACCATATCGTGCGCTTCTGCGACTACGATATCGGGCTGATCGACCGGCTGCGTGTCTTCCGTAGATTCGGTCCGCCACGCGAGAATGCGTACCGCCCGCCTGACCCGGAACCAAGCCAAAAACTGTCGACCATCATCCCGGTCCAAAGTGTCGATTATCATCCCGGTTGA
- a CDS encoding Maf-like protein, translated as MLGRPKFVLASGSPRRVSLLGQAGIEPDALRPADVDETPKRGELPRACANRLARAKADAALKSVQLDDELRGSFILAADTVVAVGRRILPKAELVDEASQCLRLLSGRNHRVYTSICLVTPKEGFRQRLVETRVRFKRLTEDDINTYIGSGEWRGKAGGYAIQGIAGSFVVKMVGSYTSVVGLPLYETTTLLAGEGFPIRFGWLNAS; from the coding sequence ATGCTCGGCCGTCCCAAATTCGTTCTCGCCTCCGGTTCGCCCCGCCGTGTCAGCCTGCTGGGTCAGGCCGGCATCGAGCCCGATGCGCTGCGGCCGGCCGATGTGGACGAGACGCCGAAGCGCGGTGAGCTGCCGCGCGCCTGCGCCAATCGCCTGGCCCGCGCCAAGGCGGATGCCGCGCTGAAATCGGTCCAGCTCGATGACGAGTTGCGCGGGTCGTTCATCCTCGCGGCCGACACCGTGGTCGCGGTCGGCCGCCGCATCCTGCCCAAGGCGGAGCTTGTAGACGAAGCCTCGCAATGCCTGCGGCTGCTGTCCGGCCGCAACCACCGCGTCTACACCTCGATCTGCCTGGTGACGCCGAAAGAAGGCTTTCGCCAGCGGCTGGTCGAGACCCGCGTCCGCTTCAAGCGGCTGACCGAAGACGACATCAACACCTATATCGGCTCCGGCGAATGGCGCGGCAAAGCCGGTGGCTATGCGATCCAGGGCATTGCCGGCTCCTTCGTGGTGAAGATGGTCGGCTCCTATACGAGCGTGGTCGGCCTGCCGCTCTATGAAACCACCACGCTGCTCGCCGGCGAGGGGTTCCCGATCCGGTTCGGCTGGTTGAATGCCAGTTAA
- the yacG gene encoding DNA gyrase inhibitor YacG — MPVKAKDNVVPRAKPCPICDEPSVAASKPFCSERCRDVDLNRWLSGNYAIPGRPTDDEDGE, encoded by the coding sequence ATGCCAGTTAAGGCCAAGGACAACGTGGTGCCGCGCGCCAAACCCTGCCCGATCTGCGACGAGCCATCGGTCGCGGCGTCAAAACCGTTCTGCTCGGAGCGCTGCCGCGATGTCGATCTCAATCGCTGGCTGTCGGGCAATTACGCGATTCCAGGCCGCCCGACCGATGACGAGGACGGCGAATAG
- a CDS encoding site-specific integrase: MPLAMSRPFKHPKTGIYWLRKRVPDELIKLVGKREELRTLGTKDPALAKVKHAAALAEIEAKWANLRSGEKSLTEREAHHLAAPFYDRWLQRYLENPSQQTDWRVDLGLRLFQPSLISANYEFLYNNADIVLDRDELRVREMERWCLEWADSCASNLGHRLAGNDNRILARAIGAAVQRASIALQQLAQGVSAAVPIAASSSPIFASLHSQEPFAFSDLVDGWAKERRPVEKTLYEWSRVVKQLVAFLKHDNARALTGDDMVRWKEAMLTEGLRPKTIQDAKLAPVRAILQWGVANKKLNSNVADGISLDTRSKQNEKKRSFTDEEAKIVLTAAMASSDPVKRWVPWIGAYSGARVSEICQLRREDVVEIDGIWCIKIMPEAGSVKTAGSERIIPVHPALDKSGFLKFALQKKAGPIFPELSPDKFGKRGGNGTKVIGRFVRQLGITDPRISPSHSWRHRMKTLGRRHGLAKDILEAMTGHGSKSVADAYGEFPVEALYRELCKVPQLNVGVAK; the protein is encoded by the coding sequence ATGCCTCTCGCCATGTCTCGTCCTTTCAAGCATCCCAAAACGGGCATCTATTGGTTGCGAAAACGCGTCCCAGACGAGCTCATCAAGCTTGTGGGAAAGCGAGAGGAGCTCCGTACGCTCGGGACAAAGGATCCCGCTTTAGCGAAAGTGAAGCACGCCGCCGCCTTGGCTGAAATCGAGGCGAAATGGGCCAACCTTAGGTCAGGCGAGAAGAGTCTGACCGAGCGTGAGGCGCACCATTTGGCAGCGCCGTTCTATGACCGATGGTTGCAGCGATACCTGGAAAATCCGAGCCAGCAAACTGATTGGCGCGTGGACTTAGGTCTCCGGCTTTTTCAGCCCAGTCTGATCTCGGCGAATTACGAGTTCCTCTACAACAACGCTGACATCGTTCTTGATAGGGATGAACTACGAGTCCGAGAAATGGAGCGGTGGTGCCTGGAATGGGCCGACAGCTGCGCGTCAAATCTTGGCCATCGGTTGGCTGGTAACGACAACAGGATACTGGCTCGGGCGATCGGAGCTGCAGTTCAGCGGGCCAGTATCGCTTTGCAGCAGCTGGCACAAGGCGTTAGTGCGGCAGTGCCTATCGCAGCGAGCAGCTCGCCTATCTTCGCTTCGTTGCACTCTCAAGAGCCATTCGCATTCAGCGATCTGGTTGATGGTTGGGCTAAAGAGCGCCGTCCTGTTGAGAAAACGTTGTATGAATGGTCGCGCGTCGTGAAACAGCTGGTCGCGTTCTTAAAGCATGACAATGCTCGGGCGCTTACTGGCGACGACATGGTTCGCTGGAAAGAAGCCATGTTAACTGAAGGTCTTCGGCCCAAGACGATCCAGGATGCCAAACTCGCGCCGGTTCGGGCAATTCTCCAGTGGGGCGTCGCCAACAAGAAGCTTAATTCGAATGTTGCGGACGGCATCTCGCTCGACACTCGAAGCAAGCAGAATGAGAAAAAGCGCAGCTTCACAGACGAAGAGGCCAAAATTGTTCTTACTGCTGCGATGGCGTCTTCCGATCCGGTGAAGCGTTGGGTGCCGTGGATCGGAGCTTATTCCGGAGCGCGCGTGTCTGAGATCTGCCAACTGCGTCGCGAGGACGTAGTCGAGATCGATGGCATCTGGTGCATCAAGATCATGCCCGAGGCCGGCTCAGTAAAGACGGCGGGATCTGAGCGCATTATCCCGGTCCACCCAGCCCTAGATAAGAGCGGGTTTCTGAAGTTCGCCCTTCAGAAAAAGGCGGGCCCCATATTTCCTGAGTTGTCGCCAGATAAATTCGGAAAGCGTGGGGGCAATGGGACGAAGGTCATTGGACGGTTCGTCCGGCAGCTCGGCATCACCGACCCGCGTATTTCTCCGAGCCATTCTTGGCGCCACCGGATGAAAACGCTCGGGCGCCGCCACGGCCTGGCGAAGGACATTCTTGAGGCAATGACCGGCCACGGATCAAAATCGGTGGCTGACGCATACGGGGAGTTTCCAGTTGAAGCGCTCTACCGTGAGCTCTGTAAGGTGCCTCAGCTAAACGTTGGTGTTGCGAAATAA
- a CDS encoding adenylosuccinate synthetase, with protein MKYLIAISGPVASGKSALAQEFIARFKAHRISTRQLLFDAGAADERQALIDTGKRLDAETEGTWVRDGIARYVQQHEATHDVIIVDSVRIAAQVRHLRQEYGSKFVHIHVSVPYEVAKERYDKRAGSSDQAVPYDVVRSDPTESQVWGLDRIADRIVENVNCEPPSLLALAVAGLGLHPRTAEQCVDVIVSGQYGSEGKGHICAHLAGGYDVLMRVGGPNAGHNVAYPKYNYRQLPSGTQSNTDAKLLIAAGSTIRPTIMLREIAQCGAAGRVVIDEQALVIEDWDVEFESSEGGLGTIGSTKQGAGSALARKILNRGEKPLLGGPVRLAKHHPDLLPFVGSVGRELEDAYSSGAKIMLEGTQGTDLSLLHGSYPHVTARETTASGCIADAGVASSRVRKVVMVVRRYPIRVGGESGPMDIPIDFKIVSERSGVPYEEILRTEVGSVSGNQRRVAEFDWEQLRRSAVLNGATDIALSFSDYISIENRKADRFDELTDETREFIALVEKVANAPVSLVSTRFERGGVIDRRNWR; from the coding sequence GTGAAGTATCTGATCGCGATTTCCGGGCCTGTCGCGTCCGGAAAATCCGCCCTTGCGCAAGAATTCATCGCGCGTTTCAAGGCGCACCGGATTTCTACCCGCCAGCTATTGTTCGACGCCGGCGCGGCGGACGAGCGACAGGCATTGATCGACACCGGAAAACGTCTTGACGCCGAAACCGAAGGGACTTGGGTTCGCGACGGCATTGCCAGGTATGTGCAGCAGCACGAAGCCACCCACGATGTAATCATCGTGGACTCGGTGCGCATTGCAGCACAGGTTCGGCATCTCCGGCAGGAGTATGGCTCCAAGTTCGTTCACATACACGTCTCTGTCCCATACGAGGTCGCGAAGGAGCGTTACGACAAGCGCGCCGGTTCATCTGATCAGGCTGTTCCGTATGATGTCGTGCGATCTGACCCCACCGAAAGCCAGGTTTGGGGTCTGGACCGCATTGCCGATCGCATCGTCGAAAATGTCAATTGTGAGCCTCCTTCGCTCCTGGCCCTGGCGGTTGCCGGGCTCGGCCTTCATCCTCGGACCGCGGAGCAGTGCGTAGACGTGATCGTGAGCGGCCAGTATGGCAGCGAAGGCAAGGGACATATCTGCGCGCATCTAGCCGGCGGATACGACGTGCTCATGCGGGTTGGTGGTCCGAATGCAGGCCACAACGTAGCGTATCCAAAGTATAACTATCGCCAGCTCCCGTCGGGGACCCAGTCTAATACGGATGCCAAGCTTCTCATTGCTGCGGGATCGACGATCAGACCCACGATCATGCTGCGGGAGATCGCGCAGTGCGGCGCAGCAGGACGCGTGGTCATCGACGAGCAGGCGCTCGTCATTGAGGACTGGGACGTCGAATTCGAAAGCTCGGAAGGCGGCCTTGGTACGATTGGATCGACAAAACAAGGCGCCGGCTCAGCTCTGGCGCGGAAGATCCTCAATCGCGGCGAGAAGCCGCTCCTCGGTGGTCCCGTCAGACTGGCGAAGCATCATCCGGATCTACTGCCGTTCGTAGGATCCGTCGGTCGCGAATTGGAGGATGCTTATAGTTCGGGTGCGAAGATCATGCTCGAAGGGACGCAAGGGACGGATCTCAGTCTGCTGCACGGTAGCTATCCACACGTCACCGCGCGCGAGACGACAGCGTCGGGATGTATCGCTGACGCAGGTGTCGCATCATCTCGGGTCAGGAAGGTCGTCATGGTTGTGCGACGCTATCCGATCCGCGTCGGCGGCGAGTCCGGTCCGATGGACATCCCGATCGACTTCAAGATCGTGTCCGAACGGTCGGGCGTGCCATACGAGGAAATCCTCCGCACCGAGGTCGGATCCGTGTCGGGCAATCAGCGGCGCGTCGCCGAATTTGACTGGGAGCAACTGCGACGATCCGCCGTTCTGAACGGCGCGACGGACATCGCGCTCTCGTTCTCCGATTACATCAGTATCGAGAACAGGAAAGCGGACCGCTTCGACGAATTGACCGATGAGACGCGGGAGTTCATTGCGTTGGTGGAAAAAGTGGCTAACGCGCCCGTCAGTCTGGTCTCGACGAGGTTCGAACGCGGCGGCGTGATCGACCGGAGGAACTGGCGTTGA
- a CDS encoding DUF7002 family protein, with the protein MNEADLTNNFPRLWHMAEAGSWESIKKHGLLSATALLDLYKVTGMARTAIESERRPESVKVTADGLEGAIIRDNKPMTASALEKCLDPDITPKEWFELLNDRSFFWLSRDRLRTLLGAKAYRGRPQTVLTVDTQSLLKAHRETVQLSPINSGATLYNPQPRGRNTFSSIADYPFEEWRKKRNLANSIVELVVPGGVKDIADHVVAVHSFEKGVSTELWRRPGSSPDDGP; encoded by the coding sequence TTGAACGAAGCAGATCTGACCAACAATTTCCCGCGACTCTGGCATATGGCGGAGGCGGGAAGCTGGGAATCCATCAAGAAGCATGGCTTGCTGAGCGCAACCGCGCTCCTGGACCTTTACAAGGTCACAGGCATGGCCCGCACCGCTATCGAATCCGAACGACGCCCAGAGTCCGTGAAGGTCACCGCTGACGGCTTGGAGGGTGCGATCATCCGGGACAACAAACCGATGACGGCGTCCGCCCTCGAGAAATGTCTCGATCCGGATATTACGCCAAAGGAATGGTTTGAGCTATTGAACGACAGATCCTTCTTTTGGCTGTCAAGGGACAGGCTACGGACTCTATTGGGCGCCAAGGCATACAGGGGCAGGCCGCAGACCGTTCTTACGGTTGACACCCAATCTCTCCTGAAGGCCCATAGAGAAACTGTCCAGCTTAGTCCGATCAATAGTGGGGCGACGCTCTACAATCCCCAACCGCGCGGCCGCAATACGTTCTCGTCCATTGCCGACTATCCTTTCGAGGAATGGCGTAAGAAGAGAAATCTGGCCAACTCCATAGTCGAATTGGTGGTGCCTGGAGGTGTGAAGGACATTGCGGATCACGTTGTCGCGGTCCATTCCTTCGAGAAGGGCGTTTCAACCGAGTTGTGGAGGCGCCCAGGATCCAGTCCGGATGACGGCCCTTAG